The proteins below come from a single Corynebacterium cystitidis genomic window:
- the tsf gene encoding translation elongation factor Ts, translating to MANYTAADVKKLREMTGSGMMDCKKALEESGGDFDKAVEILRVQGAKDVGKRAERNALEGLIAVSGNTMIEVNAETDFVAKNQEFKDVAGKIADAAAAVKANSQEELANADVDGKTAHDVLQELSAKIGEKLELRRAVTVEGDKTHKYLHQRSADLPPAVGVLVAYTGEGEKADEAAHQVALQIAAMKARYLTRDQVPADVVEKERAVQEEITRNEGKPEAAIDKIVEGRVGAFFKDIVLLEQPALADSKKTTKQFCEENGVEITDFARFEVGQQ from the coding sequence ATGGCGAACTACACCGCTGCTGATGTTAAGAAGCTCCGCGAGATGACCGGCTCCGGCATGATGGACTGCAAGAAGGCTCTGGAAGAATCCGGTGGCGACTTCGACAAGGCTGTCGAAATCTTGCGCGTCCAAGGTGCAAAAGACGTGGGTAAGCGCGCAGAGCGCAACGCTCTCGAAGGTCTGATCGCAGTCTCCGGTAACACCATGATCGAGGTGAATGCCGAGACTGACTTCGTGGCTAAAAACCAGGAGTTCAAGGATGTCGCAGGCAAGATCGCTGATGCCGCCGCAGCAGTGAAGGCAAACTCTCAAGAGGAGCTCGCAAACGCTGACGTCGACGGCAAGACCGCACACGACGTCCTGCAGGAACTGTCCGCAAAGATTGGCGAGAAGCTGGAGCTGCGTCGCGCAGTCACCGTCGAAGGCGACAAGACCCACAAGTACCTACACCAGCGCTCTGCTGATCTGCCCCCAGCTGTTGGTGTTTTGGTTGCCTACACCGGCGAGGGCGAGAAGGCTGATGAGGCCGCTCACCAGGTCGCTTTGCAGATCGCGGCCATGAAAGCCCGCTACCTCACCCGTGACCAGGTTCCTGCCGACGTTGTGGAGAAAGAGCGCGCTGTTCAGGAAGAGATCACCCGCAACGAGGGCAAACCGGAAGCCGCGATCGACAAGATCGTCGAGGGTCGCGTTGGCGCATTCTTCAAGGACATCGTCCTGCTGGAGCAGCCTGCACTGGCTGACTCCAAGAAGACCACCAAGCAGTTCTGCGAAGAAAACGGTGTGGAAATCACTGACTTCGCTCGCTTCGAGGTTGGTCAGCAGTAA
- the frr gene encoding ribosome recycling factor: MIDDILLDAEERMGNSVEHTREELVTIRTGRANPAMFNGVVADFYGAPTPINQMATISVPEPRMLLIKPYDMSTMGDIEDAIRNSDLGVNPTNDGQVLRVTIPQLTEERRRDMVKLAKSKGEDGKIAVRNIRRNGMDGLKKIQKDGDAGEDEVTAAEKELDGITAKYVKQIDDLVENKEAELMEI; the protein is encoded by the coding sequence ATGATTGATGACATCCTGTTGGACGCCGAAGAACGCATGGGAAACTCCGTTGAGCACACGCGTGAGGAACTGGTAACGATTCGTACCGGCCGTGCAAACCCAGCGATGTTCAATGGTGTGGTGGCTGACTTTTACGGCGCCCCAACGCCGATTAACCAGATGGCAACGATCTCGGTACCTGAACCGCGCATGCTCCTTATCAAGCCGTACGACATGTCCACAATGGGCGATATTGAAGACGCGATCCGCAATTCTGATCTTGGAGTCAACCCGACCAATGATGGCCAGGTGTTGCGTGTGACCATCCCGCAACTGACCGAAGAGCGTCGTCGCGACATGGTGAAACTAGCAAAGTCGAAGGGTGAAGACGGTAAGATCGCAGTCCGGAATATTCGTCGTAATGGTATGGACGGGCTAAAGAAGATTCAGAAAGACGGCGATGCTGGTGAGGACGAAGTAACCGCGGCGGAAAAGGAGCTTGACGGTATCACCGCCAAGTATGTCAAGCAGATCGATGACTTGGTGGAAAACAAGGAAGCAGAGTTGATGGAGATCTAA
- the pyrH gene encoding UMP kinase, with protein MLKLGGEMFGGGEVGIDPDVVENVATQIAEVASTGAEIAVVIGGGNFFRGAELQQRGMDRARSDYMGMLGTVMNCLALQDFLQQRGIDTRVQTAINMAQIAEPYLPLRAARHLEKGRVVIFGAGMGMPYFSTDTTAAQRALEIGCEVLLMAKAVDGVYSDDPRTNPNAELFTEISPREVIEKGLKVADATAFSLCMDNNMPILVFNLLEHGNIKRAIAGEQIGTLVA; from the coding sequence ATGCTCAAGTTAGGTGGTGAGATGTTCGGTGGCGGTGAAGTCGGTATCGATCCTGACGTTGTTGAAAACGTTGCCACACAAATCGCCGAGGTTGCATCCACTGGCGCTGAGATCGCTGTTGTCATCGGTGGCGGTAACTTCTTCCGCGGAGCTGAGCTGCAGCAGCGTGGCATGGACCGCGCGCGCTCCGACTATATGGGTATGCTCGGCACGGTGATGAACTGCCTGGCACTCCAGGACTTCTTGCAGCAGCGGGGCATCGACACTCGTGTGCAGACCGCCATTAACATGGCCCAGATTGCAGAGCCTTACCTACCGTTGCGTGCAGCACGCCACCTTGAGAAAGGTCGCGTAGTCATCTTCGGTGCGGGTATGGGTATGCCGTACTTCTCTACGGATACCACCGCCGCACAGCGCGCCTTAGAAATCGGTTGCGAGGTGCTGCTCATGGCGAAAGCAGTCGACGGCGTCTACTCCGATGACCCCCGTACCAACCCAAACGCGGAATTGTTCACGGAGATCAGCCCTCGCGAGGTCATCGAAAAGGGCCTGAAGGTTGCAGATGCCACCGCGTTCTCACTGTGTATGGACAACAACATGCCCATACTCGTGTTTAATCTGTTGGAGCACGGCAACATCAAGCGTGCAATCGCAGGCGAGCAGATCGGCACGCTCGTCGCCTAG
- a CDS encoding LapA family protein, whose product MTHEHNPVNQPGAYPDQFDATSQPPATRDESVYITEESNSTREQPRQEPDYEPRREVTREETKEQTKVKGSFAGGTWAALIIGAFLLIVLIVFILQNQQEVEITFLQWTVHFPAAIAYLLSAITGALIMALVGGWRIIELRRQVKKASR is encoded by the coding sequence ATGACACACGAACATAACCCTGTAAACCAGCCGGGCGCTTATCCGGACCAGTTTGATGCCACAAGTCAGCCACCAGCTACGCGCGACGAATCAGTCTACATCACTGAAGAGTCGAACTCCACGCGCGAACAACCGCGGCAGGAGCCTGACTACGAGCCTCGTCGAGAAGTAACCAGAGAAGAAACCAAGGAGCAGACAAAGGTGAAGGGGTCCTTCGCCGGAGGCACATGGGCTGCGCTAATTATTGGCGCGTTTCTGCTTATCGTGCTTATCGTGTTCATTCTGCAGAATCAGCAAGAAGTAGAAATTACCTTCTTGCAGTGGACTGTCCACTTCCCTGCCGCAATCGCCTATCTGCTCTCCGCGATCACTGGCGCTTTGATCATGGCCCTGGTGGGTGGCTGGCGCATTATTGAGCTGCGCCGCCAAGTGAAGAAAGCCAGCCGCTAA
- a CDS encoding phosphatidate cytidylyltransferase, with product MPKPKNSAGRDLRQAIAVGALLGVIVIIALIAGPVGWYPLVAVAVGVAMYEVLTRLREVGYVLPRTIMIILGQVMIWATWPFDAAGLLFAFTMSVLLLMFGRLFHHGRTTPPKNYLRDTAVCIFVLVWIPLFGAFAAMLSKLERWEVSGPLFILTFMLCVVASDIGGYVAGVMFGSHPMAPAVSPKKSWEGFVGSVVFGMVTGVLCVIFLLHASWWIGLVLGFALVVCATMGDLVESQFKRELGIKDMSKILPGHGGLMDRLDGMLPAAAATWLVLSVIAI from the coding sequence ATGCCCAAGCCGAAAAACTCGGCTGGCCGAGACCTACGGCAAGCAATCGCCGTGGGCGCTCTCCTTGGCGTTATCGTCATCATTGCCCTGATTGCCGGCCCGGTGGGGTGGTACCCGTTGGTGGCCGTTGCAGTTGGCGTTGCCATGTACGAAGTGTTGACCCGTCTGCGTGAAGTAGGCTACGTGTTGCCCCGCACAATCATGATCATTTTGGGGCAAGTGATGATCTGGGCGACGTGGCCCTTTGATGCAGCCGGTCTGCTCTTCGCCTTCACCATGAGTGTATTACTGCTCATGTTTGGGCGCTTATTCCACCATGGGCGTACGACACCCCCAAAGAATTATTTGCGTGATACCGCGGTATGCATCTTTGTGTTGGTTTGGATCCCATTGTTTGGCGCGTTCGCCGCTATGCTTTCCAAACTGGAAAGGTGGGAGGTGTCGGGCCCGCTATTCATTCTCACGTTTATGCTGTGTGTTGTCGCGTCCGATATCGGAGGTTACGTCGCCGGCGTAATGTTTGGATCCCACCCCATGGCTCCAGCGGTAAGCCCGAAGAAATCGTGGGAAGGCTTCGTTGGATCCGTGGTCTTCGGGATGGTCACCGGGGTGTTATGCGTAATCTTTCTCTTACACGCATCCTGGTGGATTGGTTTGGTCCTCGGTTTCGCACTCGTCGTGTGCGCCACGATGGGTGACTTAGTCGAAAGCCAATTCAAACGTGAGCTGGGCATTAAAGATATGTCGAAGATCCTGCCAGGCCACGGCGGTCTCATGGACCGTCTCGATGGGATGCTTCCTGCCGCCGCAGCAACCTGGCTGGTGTTGAGCGTAATCGCAATTTAG